A single Lactuca sativa cultivar Salinas chromosome 8, Lsat_Salinas_v11, whole genome shotgun sequence DNA region contains:
- the LOC111920973 gene encoding uncharacterized protein LOC111920973, whose amino-acid sequence MVDYSKLTPSGPRQLTPEMKSSFEAADKPAKRGKKSDSKKVENEGPLSPRKQKADTAAPSAPKKKKVKKMAKRSKAPTPYDSDEEDQPTNEEEDVQHEGSPRGNTPSRSPTPEVHIHVPTHPPSPKQTTISISVAPISPSVSSQPTTTAPIPPHIFSQAITTTTTGPSVSVNVSDTGAHTVGIDTPVTTKPLSQSPSTDFEPI is encoded by the coding sequence ATGGTGGATTACAGCAAATTGACTCCTTCGGGTCCAAGACAACTCACTCCTGAGATGAAGAGTTCTTTTGAGGCTGCTGACAAACCTGCAAAGAGGGGGAAGAAATCGGATTCTAAGAAAGTCGAAAACGAAGGTCCCCTATCTCCTAGAAAGCAAAAGGCTGATACCGCTGCACCTTCGGCTCCCAAAAAGAAAAAGGTCAAGAAGATGGCAAAACGATCGAAGGCTCCAACGCCTTATGATTCCGATGAAGAGGACCAACCAACCAATGAAGAAGAGGATGTTCAACATGAAGGCTCACCAAGGGGAAACACTCCTTCCCGTTCTCCAACTCCTGAAGTACATATTCATGTTCCTACTCATCCTCCTTCTCCAAAACAAACCACTATATCAATCTCAGTTGCTCCCATTTCACCTTCTGTCTCTTCTCAACCCACTACTACTGCTCCAATACCACCACATATCTTTTCTCAAGCTATAACAACCACAACCACTGGCCCTTCGGTtagtgtcaacgtatctgatacgggggcacataCCGTTGGCATTGACACCCCTGTTACCACTAAACCTCTCTCACAATCACCATCGACAGACTTTGAGCCTATTTAG